The Thermodesulfobacteriota bacterium genomic interval AATTATTTCTCTGCTCTCTAGCTTCTTGTTATTGCCTTTCTCTCGTATACGTTGCTAAAAAAAAGCAAATGAAAATTGAAGACATGCGTGTAAATGTAATAGGCGAAAAGGACAAAAGAAATTTCATTTTTTCAAGACTTATAGTAGAGGTTGAGAGTTCATTGCCATCAGAGGATTTAGAAGATATCATCGATATTGCAATAAAATATTGCTATGTGAGCAATACTGTATCAAAATCATGCCCGATTGAGTATGTAGTAGTTTAGCCACGAATCAACGCTAATGGACAGGAATCAAGAATTAAGTGCAGGATACAGAATACAAGATGAACGACGCAGGACACAGCATGGATCATGGATCATGAATCGTGTATCATGCATCATTTTTAATGGAGGGGAAATATCTTGGCAATAAAGTTCAAAATCAAAAAAGGCTATTTTCAAGATGCACTGCGTTTGATGCGAATTTCCAAAAATCTAAGGGATATAGAAGGCGTAGAAAAGGCCGTTGCAGTAATGGCCACCGAAAAGGCAAAATTTGCACTCAAAGATGCCGGTCTGATGACCGCAGAAATAAACGATGCTAGT includes:
- a CDS encoding OsmC family protein, whose product is MEVQAIWKKNYRVEVRARQFNVPIDEAPEFNGEDTGMMPTELFLCSLASCYCLSLVYVAKKKQMKIEDMRVNVIGEKDKRNFIFSRLIVEVESSLPSEDLEDIIDIAIKYCYVSNTVSKSCPIEYVVV